One Pirellulales bacterium genomic window carries:
- a CDS encoding PPC domain-containing protein codes for MPHTSPRSFVPFFGLLSCLALADSASAQLPVTQLFALSPPGGKQASTVDVAISSGTDLDGVKALYFSHPGITAVQKMSPPKLPQLAAEPIANQFTVTIPADVPPGVYDVRAIGTFGVSNPRSFVVGTLPEVKEQSGNNVREKAQAIELNTTVNSTADGNNSDWYRFAGKAGQRLIVDCWAQRIDSRMDATMELYDAAGKQLARSRDFNRRDPLIDFSVPADGDYFLKLFDFVYGGGGEHFYRFAVSTGPYVDYLLPPCGLPGTKGTFTLYGRNLPGGVPADGLAIEGRPLEKLAVEMDVPGDKPTERVPPGTLAKPDEAELDGFEYRFVSPQGTSNACFIGYAAAPVVLEQEPNDEPAKANVVTLPCEFVGEFGPRGNPDWLQFEAKAGEVYWLEAISERLGLPTDPAVLIQRVTKNDKGEEQAADITDFDDHGANVGGLSFNTTSDDGSFRFAVPAEGTYRAMIRDLALNPRNDPRRIYRLSIHREQPDFRLAAVPIFPANNKTEARPWNPLLRRGSTERIDVVAFRRDGFAGEMKLAAEGLPAGVTAAPAIIGQGQNATTLTLTASDQAADWTGPIQIVGRAKVGATDVARAARPGTVLYAAPQNIPAHARLARSMVLAVTAADTAPLTVELGEGKTWEMSRAGKLEIPVKVTRRGTIKGNITLTAQGMPPNVQPQPLTLDGNTNEGKLALQINPQAPLGEFSLYLQAQTTASYRRDVAAAEAAAKTKAEIEKLAADLAAASQVAETAKQAAVKAAAEADAALKAAQVVKQQATAETQEAADKALAEAEAKLKAANDARAAAEKAADDAAALAKAAAELKPAADKRAADTANAAAPKDVALFWPSTSTAIKITAAPITMTATAPAAAIKLGAQGEVPVKIERLYGFGEAVQVQAVLPGGVQGVTIAPLPVPAGQAEVKLIVQAAANATPGTHAITIKAIAPFNGQQLAVEQPVMVLIEK; via the coding sequence ATGCCGCATACCTCGCCACGCTCGTTTGTTCCCTTTTTCGGACTGCTAAGCTGCCTCGCGCTAGCTGATAGCGCCTCCGCCCAACTGCCCGTCACGCAGCTTTTCGCGCTCTCGCCACCGGGCGGCAAGCAAGCCAGCACGGTCGACGTTGCCATCTCGTCGGGCACCGATCTCGACGGCGTGAAGGCACTCTACTTTTCGCATCCCGGCATCACCGCCGTTCAAAAAATGTCTCCGCCCAAGCTGCCGCAGCTTGCCGCGGAGCCGATCGCCAATCAGTTCACCGTGACGATTCCGGCCGACGTGCCGCCCGGCGTGTACGACGTGCGGGCAATTGGCACCTTCGGCGTCTCCAATCCACGGTCGTTCGTCGTGGGCACGCTGCCCGAAGTGAAGGAGCAGAGCGGCAACAACGTTCGCGAGAAGGCCCAGGCGATCGAACTCAATACGACCGTGAACAGCACGGCCGACGGAAACAATTCCGATTGGTATAGGTTCGCGGGCAAAGCCGGCCAGCGGCTGATCGTCGACTGCTGGGCCCAGCGCATCGACTCGCGGATGGACGCCACGATGGAGCTTTACGACGCGGCGGGCAAACAGCTTGCTCGCAGCCGCGACTTCAATCGCCGCGACCCGCTGATCGACTTTTCCGTGCCCGCCGACGGCGATTATTTCCTTAAGCTCTTCGACTTTGTCTACGGCGGCGGCGGCGAGCATTTCTATCGCTTTGCCGTGAGTACCGGTCCGTACGTCGACTACCTTCTGCCGCCGTGCGGACTGCCGGGCACGAAGGGCACTTTCACGCTTTATGGCCGCAACCTGCCGGGTGGCGTGCCGGCCGATGGACTCGCCATCGAAGGCCGCCCCCTGGAAAAACTGGCGGTGGAGATGGACGTGCCGGGCGACAAGCCAACCGAACGCGTCCCGCCCGGCACCTTGGCCAAGCCCGACGAAGCAGAGCTCGACGGTTTCGAATATCGCTTCGTGAGTCCGCAAGGCACCTCCAATGCCTGCTTCATCGGTTACGCCGCGGCGCCCGTCGTGCTGGAGCAAGAACCGAACGACGAGCCGGCCAAGGCCAACGTGGTCACGCTCCCCTGCGAGTTCGTCGGCGAGTTTGGGCCGCGCGGCAATCCCGATTGGCTGCAGTTCGAGGCCAAGGCGGGCGAGGTCTATTGGTTGGAAGCAATTTCGGAGCGGCTGGGGCTGCCCACCGATCCCGCCGTGCTCATCCAGCGTGTGACCAAGAACGACAAAGGCGAAGAGCAAGCCGCCGACATCACCGATTTCGACGACCACGGCGCGAACGTCGGCGGGCTGTCGTTCAACACCACCAGCGACGACGGCAGCTTCCGCTTTGCCGTGCCGGCCGAGGGCACTTACCGCGCAATGATTCGCGATTTGGCCCTCAACCCGCGCAACGATCCGCGGCGTATCTATCGCTTGTCGATCCACCGCGAACAGCCCGACTTCCGCCTGGCCGCCGTGCCGATCTTTCCGGCCAACAACAAGACGGAAGCCCGGCCTTGGAACCCGCTCTTGCGGCGCGGCAGCACCGAGCGGATCGACGTGGTGGCCTTCCGCCGCGACGGTTTCGCGGGTGAGATGAAACTGGCCGCCGAAGGTCTGCCTGCCGGTGTGACCGCTGCTCCGGCCATCATCGGGCAGGGTCAGAATGCCACCACGCTCACGCTCACGGCATCCGATCAAGCGGCCGATTGGACCGGGCCAATTCAGATCGTCGGCCGGGCGAAAGTGGGAGCGACCGACGTGGCCCGTGCCGCGCGGCCGGGCACCGTGTTGTACGCCGCACCGCAGAACATTCCGGCGCATGCCCGGCTGGCCCGCAGCATGGTGCTGGCGGTCACCGCCGCGGACACGGCGCCGCTGACGGTCGAGCTGGGCGAAGGCAAGACCTGGGAGATGTCGCGGGCCGGCAAGCTGGAAATCCCAGTGAAGGTCACGCGTCGCGGGACGATCAAGGGCAACATCACGCTGACCGCGCAGGGCATGCCGCCGAACGTGCAGCCGCAGCCGTTGACGCTCGACGGCAACACCAACGAAGGCAAGCTCGCGTTGCAGATCAACCCGCAGGCGCCGCTGGGCGAGTTCTCGCTCTATTTACAGGCGCAAACGACCGCGTCATACCGGCGCGACGTGGCCGCCGCGGAAGCCGCCGCCAAGACCAAGGCGGAGATCGAAAAGCTGGCCGCCGATCTGGCAGCCGCCTCTCAAGTGGCCGAAACCGCCAAGCAAGCGGCCGTCAAGGCCGCCGCCGAGGCCGACGCGGCCCTCAAAGCGGCCCAGGTCGTCAAGCAGCAAGCGACGGCCGAAACGCAGGAAGCCGCCGACAAGGCGCTGGCCGAGGCCGAAGCCAAATTGAAAGCCGCCAACGATGCCAGGGCCGCCGCTGAAAAGGCCGCCGACGACGCGGCGGCGTTGGCCAAGGCCGCCGCCGAGTTGAAACCGGCCGCCGACAAACGGGCGGCCGACACCGCCAACGCCGCGGCGCCCAAAGACGTGGCCTTGTTCTGGCCCTCGACGAGCACAGCCATCAAGATCACGGCGGCGCCGATCACCATGACCGCCACGGCGCCGGCGGCCGCCATCAAACTGGGCGCGCAGGGCGAAGTGCCGGTCAAGATCGAGCGACTGTATGGCTTCGGCGAGGCGGTGCAGGTACAGGCGGTGTTGCCCGGCGGTGTGCAGGGCGTCACGATCGCGCCGCTGCCCGTGCCTGCCGGACAGGCCGAGGTGAAACTGATCGTGCAGGCCGCGGCCAACGCGACACCGGGCACGCACGCGATTACCATCAAAGCGATCGCCCCTTTCAACGGCCAACAGCTCGCCGTCGAGCAGCCGGTGATGGTG